In Nicotiana tabacum cultivar K326 chromosome 19, ASM71507v2, whole genome shotgun sequence, one DNA window encodes the following:
- the LOC107762848 gene encoding endo-1,3;1,4-beta-D-glucanase-like isoform X2: protein MAGAQCCENPPTLSSSSGVGSVLEIGGFKAYVSGPSSSKLAILLVSDVYGYEAPNLRKLADKVAAAGYYVVVPDFLYGDPYNPENTEKPLSIWVQSHGTDKGFEDAKKVVAALKDKGISAIGAAGFCWGAKVVTDLAKSDYIQAAVQLHPSLVKVDDIKEVKAPIAILAAEIDRISPPELIKQFEEILSSKPEVDSFVKIFPSVKHGWTVRYNVEDQEAVQSAEEAHRHMLDWFTKYVK from the exons ATGGCAGGGGCTCAATGTTGCGAGAACCCACCAACATTGAGCTCAAGTAGCGGAGTTGGGTCCGTTTTAGAAATTGGAGGCTTCAAAGCATACGTCTCTGGTCCTTCCTCTTCCAAACTCGCCATTCTTCTCGTCTCCGACGTTTATG GTTATGAAGCACCAAATCTAAG GAAACTTGCTGACAAAGTTGCAGCTGCAGGATACTATGTGGTAGTTCCTGATTTTCTTTATGGTGATCCTTATAATCCTGAAAATACAGAGAAGCCTTTATCAATCTGGGTACAATCACATGGAACA GATAAAGGATTTGAAGATGCAAAAAAAGTTGTTGCTGCTCTCAAAGATAAAGGTATATCTGCAATTGGGGCTGCAGGATTTTGCTGGGGTG CAAAGGTGGTTACTGACCTAGCTAAGTCTGACTACATTCAAGCTGCAGTGCAATTGCATCCATCATTAGTCAAAGTTGATGATATTAAAG AGGTTAAGGCACCAATAGCTATTTTAGCAGCTGAGATAGATAGAATCTCTCCTCCCGAGCTTATTAAGCAGTTTGAGGAGATTTTATCATCAAAACCTGAG GTGGACAGCTTTGTCAAAATATTTCCTAGTGTTAAGCATGGGTGGACAGTAAGATACAATGTTGAAGACCAAGAGGCTGTGCAGAGTGCTGAAGAAGCCCATCGGCACATGTTAGATTGGTTTACCAAGTATGTCAAGTGA
- the LOC107773627 gene encoding endo-1,3;1,4-beta-D-glucanase, whose amino-acid sequence MSGPQCCENPPTLSSSSGVGSVLEFGGLKTYVSGSSNSKHAILLVSDIFGYEAPNLRKLADKVAAVGYYVVVPDFLYGDPYNPENTEKPLSVWIQSHGADKGFEDAKQVVAALKDKGISAIGAAGFCWGAKVVVQLAKSDDIQAAVLLHPSFVTVDDIKEVKAPIAILGAEIDKMSPPELIKQFEEILSSKPEVDNFVKIYPGVAHGWTVRYNVEDKKAVESAEEAHRDMLEWFTKHVK is encoded by the exons ATGTCAGGGCCTCAGTGCTGTGAGAACCCACCAACTTTGAGCTCAAGTAGCGGTGTTGGGTCAGTGTTAGAGTTTGGGGGTCTCAAAACCTACGTCTCTGGTTCGTCCAATTCCAAACACGCCATCCTCCTCGTCTCCGACATTTTTG GTTATGAAGCACCAAACCTGAG GAAGCTTGCTGACAAAGTTGCAGCTGTGGGATACTATGTTGTGGTTCCTGATTTTCTTTATGGGGATCCTTATAATCCTGAAAATACGGAGAAGCCTTTATCAGTCTGGATACAATCACATGGAGCA GACAAAGGATTTGAAGATGCAAAGCAGGTTGTTGCAGCTTTAAAAGATAAAGGCATATCTGCAATTGGAGCTGCAGGGTTTTGCTGGGGTG CCAAGGTGGTTGTTCAACTAGCTAAGTCTGACGACATTCAAGCGGCAGTGTTATTGCACCCATCATTTGTCACTGTGGATGATATTAAGG AGGTGAAGGCACCAATAGCTATTTTAGGAGCTGAGATAGATAAAATGTCTCCTCCTGAGCTTATTAAGCAGTTTGAGGAGATTTTATCATCAAAACCTGAG GTGGACAACTTTGTGAAAATTTATCCTGGCGTCGCCCACGGATGGACTGTGAGATACAATGTGGAAGACAAGAAGGCTGTGGAGAGTGCTGAAGAAGCGCATCGGGACATGTTGGAGTGGTTTACCAAGCATGTCAAGTGA
- the LOC107762848 gene encoding endo-1,3;1,4-beta-D-glucanase-like isoform X1: protein MAGAQCCENPPTLSSSSGVGSVLEIGGFKAYVSGPSSSKLAILLVSDVYGYEAPNLRKLADKVAAAGYYVVVPDFLYGDPYNPENTEKPLSIWVQSHGTDKGFEDAKKVVAALKDKGISAIGAAGFCWGAKVVTDLAKSDYIQAAVQLHPSLVKVDDIKEVKAPIAILAAEIDRISPPELIKQFEEILSSKPEVDSFVKIFPSVKHGWTVRYNVEDQEAVQSAEEAHRHMLDWFTKYVKYSQKGSGCSSL, encoded by the exons ATGGCAGGGGCTCAATGTTGCGAGAACCCACCAACATTGAGCTCAAGTAGCGGAGTTGGGTCCGTTTTAGAAATTGGAGGCTTCAAAGCATACGTCTCTGGTCCTTCCTCTTCCAAACTCGCCATTCTTCTCGTCTCCGACGTTTATG GTTATGAAGCACCAAATCTAAG GAAACTTGCTGACAAAGTTGCAGCTGCAGGATACTATGTGGTAGTTCCTGATTTTCTTTATGGTGATCCTTATAATCCTGAAAATACAGAGAAGCCTTTATCAATCTGGGTACAATCACATGGAACA GATAAAGGATTTGAAGATGCAAAAAAAGTTGTTGCTGCTCTCAAAGATAAAGGTATATCTGCAATTGGGGCTGCAGGATTTTGCTGGGGTG CAAAGGTGGTTACTGACCTAGCTAAGTCTGACTACATTCAAGCTGCAGTGCAATTGCATCCATCATTAGTCAAAGTTGATGATATTAAAG AGGTTAAGGCACCAATAGCTATTTTAGCAGCTGAGATAGATAGAATCTCTCCTCCCGAGCTTATTAAGCAGTTTGAGGAGATTTTATCATCAAAACCTGAG GTGGACAGCTTTGTCAAAATATTTCCTAGTGTTAAGCATGGGTGGACAGTAAGATACAATGTTGAAGACCAAGAGGCTGTGCAGAGTGCTGAAGAAGCCCATCGGCACATGTTAGATTGGTTTACCAAGTATGTCAA GTACAGTCAGAAGGGAAGTGGATGTAGCAGTCTCTGA
- the LOC107762848 gene encoding endo-1,3;1,4-beta-D-glucanase-like isoform X3, with product MAGAQCCENPPTLSSSSGVGSVLEIGGFKAYVSGPSSSKLAILLVSDVYGYEAPNLRKLADKVAAAGYYVDKGFEDAKKVVAALKDKGISAIGAAGFCWGAKVVTDLAKSDYIQAAVQLHPSLVKVDDIKEVKAPIAILAAEIDRISPPELIKQFEEILSSKPEVDSFVKIFPSVKHGWTVRYNVEDQEAVQSAEEAHRHMLDWFTKYVKYSQKGSGCSSL from the exons ATGGCAGGGGCTCAATGTTGCGAGAACCCACCAACATTGAGCTCAAGTAGCGGAGTTGGGTCCGTTTTAGAAATTGGAGGCTTCAAAGCATACGTCTCTGGTCCTTCCTCTTCCAAACTCGCCATTCTTCTCGTCTCCGACGTTTATG GTTATGAAGCACCAAATCTAAG GAAACTTGCTGACAAAGTTGCAGCTGCAGGATACTATGTG GATAAAGGATTTGAAGATGCAAAAAAAGTTGTTGCTGCTCTCAAAGATAAAGGTATATCTGCAATTGGGGCTGCAGGATTTTGCTGGGGTG CAAAGGTGGTTACTGACCTAGCTAAGTCTGACTACATTCAAGCTGCAGTGCAATTGCATCCATCATTAGTCAAAGTTGATGATATTAAAG AGGTTAAGGCACCAATAGCTATTTTAGCAGCTGAGATAGATAGAATCTCTCCTCCCGAGCTTATTAAGCAGTTTGAGGAGATTTTATCATCAAAACCTGAG GTGGACAGCTTTGTCAAAATATTTCCTAGTGTTAAGCATGGGTGGACAGTAAGATACAATGTTGAAGACCAAGAGGCTGTGCAGAGTGCTGAAGAAGCCCATCGGCACATGTTAGATTGGTTTACCAAGTATGTCAA GTACAGTCAGAAGGGAAGTGGATGTAGCAGTCTCTGA